The following nucleotide sequence is from Bacteroidetes Order II. bacterium.
TAGGCACCGGCTTCGGGGAGCGATTGTACCTTGCCTGCAATGGCCTGGAAGGCTTCCTGACTTTCATAAACCGACATGCCAACGGTCAGATTTTCGATGTTTTTACCGCCCACTACTTTGAATTCCCAACTGCCCGCTACGCCTTCCTGCTTATTGAGCCAATTGACAAATGCCTTTCGTGAGGTTTGAAAAGTCCCTTCCTGACCGGGCTTCACCCGGCGCACCGCCAGTTCCAGCACCTGTCCGGGCTTGGCAGCGAGTTTGCCCAAATTGAAAGCACCACCCTCTATCGGCTGCACAAAAGCATACGCTTTCAAATCCATGGTTTTGGCGAATTTCATGAATTTGCCCAACACCTTGCTTTGCACTTTGTCCACCGTTTTGCCGGTGGCGTACTGCGTCATCCCGATAAAAACTTCTTGCTTGTCGGGTTCGGGAAGGGCATAAAAAGACTGGAATTCCCGGTCGTTGCTCACGCCGTTCTGTGCCTTGAGTTTGGTGATAAAATCGGCACGGCGGCTGACAAATTCATCCTTTTTGCCTTCTTTCACCTTACGGACGGCGATTTCAAAAACAGGCGCGTTTTTATCCTTTAAAAGCCCTTTTTTCACGGGCGAGCAACTGGCTAAAACGCCAATGATTGCTATAAAGGCGAAATATTTCATGGTCTGAATTTTTATGAAAAGTGAATTAATGACTGCCCATTTGACCGAAAAGGAAGCCGAGATAGAGGTCGAACATCATGGGTGATTCCCGATGCGGATAGGCTTCGAGCAGTTGGGCTTTGAAAGCATCCTGTTCCAAACCATCTTCAAAAAGCCTTTGTGCGGTTTGGATATAGCGGATATTGTTGTGGATTTCGTCTTTGGTGCAGGGCAAGCCATGTCCGGCAAGGATATAGTCATAGCCGTCCGTATCGGCCAGCCGTTGGAGTTCGGCTGTCCATTTTTCAAACCAGCCCATGCCCAACCAGATATGCACACCGCTGTACACCAAATCTTGGGCGATGACAGTGCCCAGTTCGGGCAATTTGATAAGGAGTTGGGCTTCGGATTCGGTACCTTCCACCACTTCGTACTCGTAGGTCAAGCCATCAATGACTTCGGAGGTACCGGGAGTAACGCTGTGTTGCGGCACCAGCACGGCATCGGGTATCAAATCGCCAAAAGTGGGTTTCTGGTTTTTAATCATCTGCGGCCCCCATTCCGCAATAATTTGGTTCACACCAGCCAGCGAATAGGCTTTACAATCTGAAAACGCCAAAGCCAAGCCGAAATAATGGTCGGGATGCCCATGCGAGATGAAAACCCGATTGACGGGCTTGTCGAGGCTATCCACATATGCCCGGAAGGCTTGCGCCATCGGGCTGAGGAATTGCGTGTCCACCACCACCAATTCGTGTGCCGTTTCGATAACATGAGTGGCGTTGGCAGCATACGGATAAGGCGAGATGAAACTATGGATTTTTACACCTTGAAAATCCTTGATGACCAACGAGGTCGAGTTGTTTCTGTCCATTTTACAGCATTTTTTTGATAAAAAATTAATGCTGCAAAGATGGAGACAGGCAGGGGCGGGAATTTTACCTGTTTGAAAAAAGGCTTACCAATTTGATAACTGCTCCCGAAAAGTCAGCGGAGACGATCCAGTCATCTGCTTAAAAAAGCGGGCGAAATGCGAGGGTGCCGAAAAACTGAACTCGTAGGCGATTTCGGAAAAATTCTTGGCGGTGTAGCGGATTTCCTTTTTGATTTCGGCAAGGATGCGCTCCCGGATGATTTGGTGTGCGGTTTTTGAAAAATGCCGTTGGCAGAGGTTATTCAGGTGTACCCGGCTGATTCCGAGCCGCTCGGCAAACTGCTCCACAGAAAGGTTGTTGCGCACTTCCTTACCCAAAAGGCGGGAGAATTTGAGTACTACGGGGTCTGTCATCGTGTCCCTCGACTGACCATAGTGCTGGCTGTATGCCCGGTGCAGTTTTACAAGCAGGTAATAAATCTGGGAGCGCAGGATGTGGTGGCTGTCCTGTGAGAGATTTTTGATTTCTGCCCAAATTTCATGGGCAATATTGTTCAACTGGGTGAATTCCTGCCCATCTTCAAAAGACAGATAGGGCGGACTATCGTTTTTATGGTAAAAGCCAAACCTGAATATAAAATCCTTGTCGCTAAAAAATTCATCGAGAAAATCGCCCTCAAAAAAAAGCAGGTG
It contains:
- a CDS encoding MBL fold metallo-hydrolase, yielding MDRNNSTSLVIKDFQGVKIHSFISPYPYAANATHVIETAHELVVVDTQFLSPMAQAFRAYVDSLDKPVNRVFISHGHPDHYFGLALAFSDCKAYSLAGVNQIIAEWGPQMIKNQKPTFGDLIPDAVLVPQHSVTPGTSEVIDGLTYEYEVVEGTESEAQLLIKLPELGTVIAQDLVYSGVHIWLGMGWFEKWTAELQRLADTDGYDYILAGHGLPCTKDEIHNNIRYIQTAQRLFEDGLEQDAFKAQLLEAYPHRESPMMFDLYLGFLFGQMGSH
- a CDS encoding AraC family transcriptional regulator, whose protein sequence is MEKLHFERNKYGKELLMDACNESELDIVAETMVLNFYTLVFLEKGSGTYFLDTEEIPFRDQTVLFIKPGQINKVDKAVFEKCHLLFFEGDFLDEFFSDKDFIFRFGFYHKNDSPPYLSFEDGQEFTQLNNIAHEIWAEIKNLSQDSHHILRSQIYYLLVKLHRAYSQHYGQSRDTMTDPVVLKFSRLLGKEVRNNLSVEQFAERLGISRVHLNNLCQRHFSKTAHQIIRERILAEIKKEIRYTAKNFSEIAYEFSFSAPSHFARFFKQMTGSSPLTFREQLSNW